The nucleotide sequence aaatattataaacaaacaaaaacattaaaaaaaagtaccAATAACTACTGAAAATGAAATGTTATCACAAAAATTGTATGACTAAACTAGGGATATGTATTCATGTAATTAAACACTGCAATTCATGAAAATCTTTATTCTCAAGTTACCAGTTTAAGTGAAACTGTTTGCAAAAAGATTCTGTTCAACTTAGCTTTCCACTATAGGTTATTAGGATATGATATATCAAAATTCTATTTTAAGCATTTTAACTTGACAATCAGTGCAGCcatgtgcaattttttttatttgttaactaattttttttaaacaacatttaacattatttgaaaaattataaataacaaagTATAGACACTAAATATTTGTACactcaaatattgttttattaataaaatactTAGCATTTATCATCATTAGAGTTGTAACTAATTACCCaaatactaaaattaaagatttttgttttatttaaattagaagataagaaaaaaaaagaggctacactgaaaaaaaatacagaacagaaaattaaagtatttgaaaaactatatcagCCAGTAAAAAACACATTACACTAATGATTTATACAACataatcatatttataaacatatgaaacatttataaaatgtgtAATAACAACATATGagatgataaacaaatttaataaaacattaaaattatatcTTTAGCAAAACCCTGAATGAAACAATGGAATAATCACACCAACAACAAAATTAGATATGAAATAGGACAAAAGCAAAAATATGATGTCAAAGGCAAAGTTTACACAATAGTTTGTGCAAAAATAATTCATGcaagaatttttattttagttttattataaactgtatttaattttaaaagttttaacctTTTGAAAAACTGTACATGGCCTGGAAAGATATTTGGATATTTATTAAAGGTTTGTAATTGTGTATAATATGAATTTCAAAACTTATTGTTAGTTGACAATATTATTTGCAACATTTTTACTTCTTcccaaagaaaaaaaatcatgaaagtcTCCACTGGTGTctcaaaaatatatacatgataaatacaTTACATTCAAAATGAAACACATGACATTCATTGTATTTTTACTTTGTGATTTATATACCGAAACCTGTttagtgccacatatttacagaaagtaaaattgaaaccCAAATACAaggaaaactataaaaaaaaaattgaaaggtcTTTAAAATCAATGACAAGCaatattttaaattctttattttaatatatatactaatCAAGTGAATCAAATTCAAAGTAAATAATACATGAAAAAATCCCTATGGCATTCTGTAGTAACCTTAATGACCACTATCAGCCCTCTAACTTATTTTAGTAACACGGTTAAGATGGTTaatataagaatttttttaaactatccACTTATTTCCCTTTTAAGAgctttttatttcaattcatttaaaaaaaaccagtatcaattaaaaaaaaaacctgtttgaGAGCCAAATCCCAAAATTTTATTTCTTagttatttaaacttttaaatcttCTTTCCTTAAATTCGTTTAATCTAAGCCCTTTgagatttttacttttttctcagaTTCTACATATTTTGTTGACCAATAAACAAACTGTTATAATTATCCTCTTTCTGACAAGATAAAATTCTAAAAAAGCTAGAAATCACCCATATCTATCAATGGTTTTACCACAATGATGTCATCAAGGATTAGACAATGTTTTATCATAAGAAATGATGGGAGAAATGTGATCGCTGCATTTAGTATACAAACTATGCGTTATCTGTGACATGAATACACCCATACTGCAGTAATAAATTAACATCAAATATACATATAATGATACACAGTATATAAAAACTATCCATTATAACACTAAACAATATTAATTagtatatttttttgtcttctaAAATCATATCTTACTTTTACACTGCATTTAAAAATACCACTGAAAGAAAATCTGCCTTAGCATTATTTGACTTGTTTTTTGGAGGCAAGAGTTAATAATTTTTCCAATTTCTATAATGGACTGTCAGGTGCTTTATGAAGGTAGATATAGCCTAGATAATGAAATGTCAAAAACACCTCTCTAAGCGTAATGTCCTAATACCATCAAATGAGCCTCAGTATATATATGTTATCATAAGTTGTAAAATGATGTAAATTTGAGCTTCTGTTAGCTTCAAATTGAGAAATATGTTCAAAAAACAAGATTACCAATTTTGTCATGTGGGATCACCTATTCTCAACCTCTTATCAAACTAAATTTTATGTAGCTCAACATACAATGTCAGTcaaatagacattttttttatcaatttgtagGAGTAGTCAATGGTATTTTTAAGCATGAAGTATTTCCCGGTTTCAATCTTGAGGTTCATTATGCAATTCACTCTTATTTTCTTGAAattatatcttattgttttgtaaTTGTAATAAATTATGTAAATGCTTTCTAAAAtgtgatttatttcaaaatacttttttattgacTGAAGTCAAAAAATTCTATATCATTTAATCTGCAACCAAAAATATATAAGCATTGTATCGCACAAGGAAAAATTTGTGAAGAAGTTGAAGTTGTTGGCACATTATTGTAACATAAAAGATATTTATAGcataaaattttaagatttttgttGGGaggaataaatttaaaattttcatattatatatatactttaaaataaaaaagcagTCTCAATATTTATATTGATCCATTTTGACGATGACCAGATGGactttattcaaatttcaatcaCCGTATAAATTTTCTACACACATTTTGTGTTGCATATAAAATTCCAAATCATATCTTTACTACACCCTTCTaccaaatacaaacaaaaatctatatttagaaCCACTCAGTTGCTGCCACATTAGTATTGAGTACGGGTTTCGTAGGTGGTATGTGTTGTCGTTGTGGTGGCAGCTCCACCAGATGAAGTTGTACTTCTAGTCGAGAAGCTGGAGCCACTGTCCTGCCACTTACGGAATTGGAAGAAGGTATCTGCACCCAAGACAACCAGGATGATCACGCAGAAAAcctaaaatgaaatatcaaaacaatattatattttgtgCAGTTTTTGTTATCTCTTAAATTTGAACGAAAACGATAATAAATAATGATATGGAGTCTGGTTTAAACTTTTTCCTTTAATTTTCTGTgaattcatttaaatataaaatgttattattttaaattttgattccttgcaattaaaaacaaaaagttaagATACAAAATACTTGTCATATATATAAGCTGATTATGACTTAATAATGTGTTGAAACAATATCTTCTAATGATAAACTATTGTTGGCCTTAACATAAAGCAATAGAATCAAAGTGCTTATTATTAAGCACTGAAGGGTAAAGATTCAAGATTGTcttaatttatcagtgggaagtaaaattaaataatgcATTGTATAAaccattggttgtagttgattcatAGTTGATTCAACTATAATTCTGGACAAAGCAACATAACTCCAATTATCAAAGATTACTTTAACCACCTTGTAAAAGTTATGTTATTTTCTTGACAGGTATAACATCAATTTGTAATTAAAATATCTCAGCATATATTTCGTTGATAAATTTCTGTTAATGTTAATGGATATGATGTACAGTCCATTATAAAATGTTGCAAAAGATAGACAAGATCAACATTGAATTGatatagttgaccttttactTACAGTAACTTagaactgaccttatcacaaagaCTATAAACATTAAATGAAGTCAAAATCAGAGTACACCTGAGATCAATCCaggtttttggtggagttcgatTTCATGTTGCACAGTCTGTTATTTTCTAAGaaagcaaccatttaacttcaatgGAGGACAGGGTGTGTTATTGGTCTTTCGTCTTTTTTCACGCGTTTCCTACGCTAtctatcaaattatatttttttttaaatataacactaaaaggtATGAAGGAAATAtgttttctgaatatttttttggTCATCTGATTGAtgacaacattttatttcatattggtgatcagaatatatttttttttttagcaaaaaaacatatttcttcCCCTTGAGACTTGAAACTTAATGGGAGGGAGAGACAGAGAAACAGACAGAGACAGAAATTGTCAACTAAAGCaaagctaaataaaggcaacagtagtataccgctgttcaaaactcataaatccagggacaaaaaacaaaatcggggtaacaaactaaaaccgagggaaacgcattaaatataagaggagaacaacgaaataacaccgaaacgtaacacacacagaaacggaccaatcatcagacaaaacaccacgagaataacaaatataacaagaaaaccaaatacatgaatttgggatagacaagtaccgtgccacgtctgatctcaatatctcaaaaataagagaaaacacaaacgactcaacgttaaaatgcaacacacacagaaacgaacaataatataacaatggccatcttcctgacttggtacaggacacttttaaaggggaataaaagtggtgggttgaacctggttttgtggcatgccaaacctcgcactttaatggcaaagttaaatataacaccgaaatgacaacataatattacaggactacaatacaaataaataggagaacacattagacaaagaaaaacatgattaatagataataaaaagcatcaggtttaaaattcaatacgccaaaaacgcgccttgtccacacaggacttacaagtgacgcccagatataaaagatcgaaagtgaaaaaagtacaaagttgtacagcactggagataaaaagttgaaaaggtttcgccaaatacggcattgtttttatgcccgggataagaacattcttattatatagaacaattcatgctattgcaaacagtaaattttatcaaatgaatatgaaagagatatacataaagaaactgaagtattaactaattacagaaaactaaacccgaatacataacgcccagatataaaagatcgaaagtgaaaactAAACCAGAATACATAAGATATACTTACACCACCTGCAACTAAACCAGCACTTTGTGGAGCCTTGCCTGACTGGGCAAAGCAGACTATGGCATTTATAAAATAGAGTACAACATAAACCACAAAGTATATAAGTATCTGTAAACGAAGGAAAAGTTGGCTAATATAAACATGAAAACTAAAACTAAGGTTAACTAAATGTATACTTAGAAATTTTTCTTCCAGTTTCATTTTCGTAAAATTGCATCAACAGCTGTGTgcctttttattttatatataaatagcaCATTTTCACCAAAAAGTTTAATGCCACACAGAAATCTGCAGAATGAAACTTCATGTGAAAATAAATCTGGAACAAAAATTAGCAGTTAACTTGTTTCAAATCATCAGATTTAGATAAATATTTGATAGCAAATAGTAGGATACAGGATTTCTCTACTACTATTCATTTAAAATCTAAACAAAATAATCTTGTAGACTATTTTTCTCTTTTGCCATATTATACAAAAAATCTTGTACTTCTTTTGAAATCTGATGATTTGGCTATTTAATGAGTATGCCAGAAATAAAGCAAGGCCAGTTAAATTACTTAGAAGACACAATCAGGACCTGCAGGCTGCATATAAACCCAAAtgctaaaacaaaaacaaaaccataaaaaattcCCCATAATAATTTTGATCTAGAATTTTCTCATAGTCCATATAAAatagaaacgatttttttttaaatatatataaaactagcataaattttttttcttttcaaatctGCTCTTTCATCTATGCTAATTTAATATCTTTTCGTTTTTTTAtcttacttttttcatatttttcaaatctTGTTCTTAACCACGTCAACTGGCCTCACTTAATCATGTTGACTGTATTAAAATCAAAGCTAAATATGTAAGGGCTATCCAATTTAAAGTTATTAATCTAAGATAATCCAGCATTAACCATTTGGTCAGAtgtaatttcaaaaatatctATTGAGCTCATTtgaatatgtatttatatatatatacattcatcTTGAATGAagataaattgaatgaaaaataaaaataaatctgaaaGCATTGATTATCATCTGTTCAAAGATCAGTAAGTTTAAATGGAATAGCCTTTGAaccaaattaataaaatataagaattggTATGATCTATTGCATGCTGGGAATTAAGGGTCATGAACTTACTGCTCCAGCAATTAAACCACCAGTTCCAGAGCCATATTTTCCAGCTTGTATAGCACAAACCAGAAATGATATTAAGTAAAACACACAATATACTACATAGTAAATCAGGATCTGAAATCAAAAGGTATGAAAATTATAGTAAACACAAGATTTCCCATACAGAATTTATAAGTGTTCATAATTTAATGAAATATGATGGTCTATActtatttgaatttattatttattgattgttAAGATGAAGCAGTGTACCTTCAGTAtacagtttttattggtggactGGTGTAAAttaagtatgtaaaaaaaaagaagggggaaatgtgtcaatgggacacagatgatgcccctgcttgcatatcatataaagttataaagggacaaaaCTGAAAActttaatcaaagtgcttgtaagccaTTGTAAGCACGGaagggtaaagattgttttatttttttcagtgaaCTTTGCATTGTAAAaggcattggttgtagttgattcaatTACAATTAAGGACAAAGGAAGGTAACtccaattttaaaatttatttttaacaattacgtcattgatatttttagaccAGATATTTGGTTcctatttttccatttgtaaaaggacATAACTCTATAACAGTtgaagtgacaccaccaaaattaaaacttgatctgtattttatgataataagcaTTGCGAataagtttaataacatttggttgagagaAACTAAATTTAgagatcaaaaatgaaaaattcagcaatttttccatttgaaaagggGCATACCCTTAGAGATGTAAATTTGACACTGCctaaatttaaacttgatctgtgttttgtggtaataagcattgtgtacaagtttcattaTCAGGTTAATTTATTGTCTGCACTTTTCAAAGGTCATCTTGGTGGATAATCACATGGTGTCCAGTTTAAAATACCCACTAAATGCTTATACATAATAAACAGTCTGTGCATTGTTAtttcttttagattttttgtcatttgaatacatgttttagtatgttaaaaatcaaatacatgtatgcgAGATCCGTGAACATGAATTGTAAAGATATGaatttttttccttcttttacttatggattgctgtctcattggtaatttaCCAAAAATACTTATTATTAGTAACAATCTTGTTTTGATGAAACTTACGATTAACATCCAGGGTCCTGGTAGTTTGTAGATAATACGTAGCATAAAGAAGATCCATAGAATAAGTACAGTAATCAGACAAGATATGCTCACAAACTGTACCCATCCTCCTCCAATGAGGCTGTAGTATGGGTGGGAGGTTACACAGATAAATATGATCAGACTCAGGacctgaaatataaataaaacattcatttaaaaCACATGGTTGTGCTTGCTCATGTGCTTTTGGTTAGAGATTACACACAGAATTGAATATGAGACTCACTGCCTGAAACAaactgtttaaaatataaaagtttgtgttttaaaaacacaataaacaatgtatacaaataaaattattacacATCATCTTTAAATGGAAATGATGGAGGTTGTGGAGAATATCAAAATCAGTTTCAGGACCTGACACATTTTCAAGTTTAGACCAATGAGTACATATCTTAATACAATTCATATTTGGTAAAAACATGAACAAATTATGCaattcagataattttgttaataattttgttttctcATACATATATTAAGAAAATAAGCCAAGACTTAtatgtatttcttattttatcaaaatactaCAGCTGATGAGGACATCTGTGTTAATTGTTTTAGTTCATAGGATTTTTTAGCAAAGTAATTcttttcttcaacatgttcaacaggATATACTCTCCTTACTCCTTTCCAAAATCagaaaagatatacatgtatatatatatattactagaacacacccgtgatatcacgggtccgtgactgaattaaagtatataactatgcgcaagccttactttagtattagtattgtcatctgataaagtcatgtcgattataataagatacacagtttttctctgctttcaagtctttctgtttgaacccgttgaactggaacttaccagttattggtaatattaattatttggaaaacaaaaggtcctggaatggagtattttttaatcaacagcattgtcctatataagttataaataaagttgaattctttgctttgctgttttacgtcatgcccactaacaaattgaaaactgtacatatatacgccttatttttagtccagatttttagtattcgtattgttatcttagaaagtcttacagATTAAAAtgctacaataggtaacaattttacaatttagtagtgtcaaattaaccctgtggttatgacccgtgtatatagcatattagtcctgaatacaacgtttggtggtgcgcctgtcagatgctgaacgtacagataaggtaacaggtgaatatactattggtatcggtagcggactcgacccggaacttcttaattattggcaatattaattacgtggaaaacaaaagagcctggagtggtgtaatttttaatctacacctttgtactatattagttatatataaagttgaattctgtgattcgtcgtttttacgtgatgacggctgacaaattggacctcgtaattttagtattatagatataatcatgataatatagtCATGATATATAGTCATGATTGTACAAACTACCACTTAAAATAAATGCAGCACtggttatgaaataaaattaccatttcagctATTTTCAGTATGGAATCTATAGATTTCATATACATTTTATCCAATCCAACGTCTCCACTTGAGCTAGTTGTGGTTGTTGTTTTCTCTGTCGAATCGACATTATATTGGCTGTCCATCTTGAGCCTGTTGGGTAAAGAGGactttctttaaaatttatgtgGAATTTCTGAAATAGAGTAAGGAACTAAATTAGAACAATCAGATTTtcctttaaaatcaaaataaatcataattttttgttgatatctttttgttgatatcttatttATCCCTTTTAACACACACAATATACACTCACAAACATCTTACACAGAAAATAAAGTACATGTACTATTTAATAATGATTTAAATAATCAACTTTGCTTGTGTATAAATAGATAGAGTGATTCCTTGTGGTTGGGGAAGGTCACCCTGGGTGTAACGAATTCTGATATGACCCTTTTCTGCTAATATTAAAAATGTAACTACTTATTGAACCTACAGATTTATATTTGAGTAGTTTACATACATTAACTATAGCATTCAAACAAATAACCACACACATGGATCTTTAACTAATTCACCTTGAagtataaacaaatgataaaaaccaATAAAGTTTATATCAACTAAATCACTTTGAATCTTAAAGGTAACAACTCAAATTATGTTTCCTTCCAATAATATTTGTATCTTACTTTGTGATTGACAATCGCCTTAATggccagtatatatatatacattccaCAGCAAAATTTTCAATCAGAATTTAAGTATTAGCAAAATATTCACAGTTGCAGATTCTTAAAAACTAATATTGTAATGATTAACATGAAGTGCATGCCAAAAAAGCATGTTTTagttcaaataaatataaatagattaaagTAAGACCAATAATAAGCTGCTGAACaaatttcattttcttaaaaCTTTAACAGTTATGTTTGAGTTGTATCTctttgaaaaaaagagaaagtACTAACTTATAACATATTCAATCCTCAAGGTGTATTGTGGTGCCACTGAAAATGTAGTACCTATATACATTACATGTACATCAGCAACATGTATTGTTGATATCCATACTACATTTATTATCAAGtgtgcacacactgaaatatcTTGCCTGCTTTCTTGCTTTTGATTACATTCTATGTTGAGTGACTGTTGTCTAAATCTATGAGATAAaggtattatttcaaatataacaGAAGAGTTTTATCATAAATTAAACCAATAAATCTTGAAAGTTGTACAATTCTTCACAGTATAAATCAGATCTTCTTGTAAGCTTTAACTGGAAGCATAGCAATAAAGTCATTAATGTCATCAGTTTTCTATCAACACCATATGTTTCACAAGgaaatgtacattgtacatgctTAATGATCCTTCATGAAGCTTGTTTGTCTAAGGATATTAAGTCAATATTTAGAAAGTATAACAAAGCTTTTTACATCACTCATTACTTATTTAGTTGCCTGTTAAAACGTGACATTATATCAGGCATAAAAACAAAGTGAAGAAAGTCATTTTAATTCTATTATTTCCTATATACAATACtcaggattcatttatttttgtgggtaccaattttcatggattaacatgattaaaacttgcatgttttaaatgttgatattCAATTTAGTGGTTTTGCCATAGTGCTTTTAATAGTTTGTAATGTGTTGAATATCTAAATTCATCATTCATCTCTACAcataaaatccacaaaaattggtttcCAAtgtataataatgaatccacagtattaaaaTTCCGGTATGTTTcaacaacttttaaattttgactAAGAAAGAGTAAAAATTGGCTCTGTAACCTCTTTGCACTAAAGAAATATATTCTGTAACTTTGCACATTGTAACATAATTAtcttattaacatgattaataaaaCCAACAAGTCGGCAGtaaataattgtcattttgtttctttatatcACAAGAATTTGGCAGATATAGTCCTGTAGCGATataaaaacaatgtatatataacGATTTCCATCtacatgatacatgtaatagttaattattttcttgtgtttatGTAGTCTGTAGCTGAGCAGTGAATGAAGAAAATAAGCAGGTTTTTTTTAGCAGAGTATGAAGTTAATTATTGCGTAACCATTATTTGAAGGTAATGTCAGACAATGACTATTGGAAACAACAGCTGTGCTATGTGTGTTTAGAAAGTGTCTACTCAACTACTGCTATAAATGCAACAAGTCGTTGTTTCATTGTAGGTGTTTTTGTTCACATTTATACCAATTTTAATGGTTTGTAACAGTTGGTTCAAGAGAACTTGGTTTTGTAGTTTCATACTTAAccaatgttaaatatacattgtacatacatgCATTTGTTTgctcatgtacaaaatgtacattctGTAGATTTGATAAACAAgaatgcacacgctgaaatgtctcgccttctatactaatcattgatattatgttgatagtcctaagtataaagcttagttttattacaactgtctcataaacttaacattaaccaagataactaaacaaagaccaatgaaccttgaaaatgaggtcaaggtcagatgaaccatgccaggcagacatgtacagctaacaatgcttctatacaacatatatagttgacccattacttatagtttaagaaaaatagaccagaTCACAAAAagttaacactgtgcaatgaaccgtgaaaatgaggtcactgtcaaataaaacctgcgcgactgacataaagatcataaaatatttccatacaccatgcaaatatagttgacctatggcatacagtattagataaaaagaccaaaactcaaaaacttaactttgaccactgaaccatgaaaatgaggtcaaggtcagatgacatctgtccgctagacatgaacaccttaccatcattccatacaacaaatatagtagacctattgcatatagtatgagaaaaacagaccaaaacacaaaaatttaactataaccactgaaccatgaaaatgaggtcaaggtcagatgacacctgtcagttggacatgtacaccttacagtccttccatacaccgaatatactagccctattgcttatagtatctgagatatggacttgaccaccaaaacttaaccttgatcactgatccatgaaatgaggtcgaggtcaagtgaaaactgtctgacagacatgaggacctaaaggacctaaatatcgtcccccgtcaattattaattggaatgagtgtcgtaatatcatccacgactcactccatacttactgtatgaaatggataaaacgggaaaaagctgacaaaaaatctttggactctttttttaattcagtaatgaagatagttgatatacgtattcaacattttaaagaacattttactataaacaataaccacaataaacctatttctcgtatcaaacataaactaaaagaactagccgaggaatttgtttttgtcccggcagataaagctgctaataacattattattgcttgacgtaaattttacattgaggttctgaaaaaggaaatcaccaattcaccaacattccaactgactccattttcagaaaacgaaatctgtaacaaacataaactgttagccaccgctttacaagcagagccaaatacaatgaaagtcccaactatgtattggcttccgaagctacacaaaaccccttacaaatatagatttatttcgtcttcaagccattgttcaactactaaattgtctattcttcttaccagcacacttggtacaattaaaaacctgataataaattgttcaaataaggccttcgaaaatagtggaataaattacttttggagtgtcaagaactcgttggaagtacttgataaattgcatgcttatattggtgattttgaatctgttcaaagttttgatttttctaccctgtataccacattgcctcacattttcattaagaaaaaattcacacacctaattaaatgggcattcaaaaaatcagaatgtgaatatatatgttcaaactcttttaggtcattttttagtagcaataaacaaaaaaactatgttaattggacatgctttgatactatatatgcccttgaatttttactagataacatttttgtttgctttggagattccgtatatcgtcagattatcggaattccaatggggactaactgtgcaccacttactgcggacctgtttttgtattgttatgagttacaatttatgacaaaaataagcaaagacccatcgaaacaacatctgataaacaaatttaataatacttttagatatttggatgatattttggctctcaataatgacgacttcagtatgtatatattaatgaaatttatcctgttgaacttactttaaataaagctaatactaacaatgaccactgcccttttcttgatcttgatatctatatcactaatggaaagctgaatactaaaatttatgataaaagggatgatttttcatttcctatcgttaattatccgtttttagatggtgacgttcccttgtcaccatcttacggtgtttatatatctcaacttgtacgattcgctcgtgtatgtaacaatgttttcgattttaacgagagaaatttatgtattactgaaaaattattacaccagggttttcgatatcacaaactagtcaaaacatttactaaattttatcatcggtataaagatatcattcgtaaatatagctcaacatgcagacttctaaaatataatacgttcaggtatttcacatccaattgtttatggtaatattctttataaagcacaaaggtgtcagtattcacctcagaaacttacaaaacctttgaatagacttattaagaagggatataattacgatactg is from Mytilus galloprovincialis chromosome 6, xbMytGall1.hap1.1, whole genome shotgun sequence and encodes:
- the LOC143079232 gene encoding plasmolipin-like isoform X1; the encoded protein is MDSQYNVDSTEKTTTTTSSSGDVGLDKMYMKSIDSILKIAEMVLSLIIFICVTSHPYYSLIGGGWVQFVSISCLITVLILWIFFMLRIIYKLPGPWMLIILIYYVVYCVFYLISFLVCAIQAGKYGSGTGGLIAGAVFCVIILVVLGADTFFQFRKWQDSGSSFSTRSTTSSGGAATTTTTHTTYETRTQY
- the LOC143079232 gene encoding plasmolipin-like isoform X2, whose protein sequence is MDSQYNVDSTEKTTTTTSSSGDVGLDKMYMKSIDSILKIAEMVLSLIIFICVTSHPYYSLIGGGWVQFVSISCLITVLILWIFFMLRIIYKLPGPWMLIILIYFVVYVVLYFINAIVCFAQSGKAPQSAGLVAGGVFCVIILVVLGADTFFQFRKWQDSGSSFSTRSTTSSGGAATTTTTHTTYETRTQY